A part of Aspergillus flavus chromosome 5, complete sequence genomic DNA contains:
- a CDS encoding phytoene/squalene synthetase (conserved hypothetical protein) yields MSPLKEMLQPTRGASRQINRLSLGCRQIQTSQRRHFSHSRPTASPATAAVNEIQAAQKYCSDLLIKYDRPSYTLHTFIPRHAQQFYLALRALNVSLSMIPETTSSHTIGLMRLQFWRESIAKILAGTPPKEPIAILLSSAIADLHERTNGRARISKGWLTRLISARERGLTNDPYPDIAALESYAENTYSTLMYLTLSALPMASVTADHVASHVGKAAGIVAVLRGLPLVAFPAARAAGQQGGQQAGGAARQGAVMLPLDVMAQAGVKEEEVFRLGAEAPGLRDAVFTVATRASDHLITVQQMLSNLRAGQDVGHDFEHEGEEGHEYEVLGEQRQESPLDEVNRAFGVFMPAVGTRLWLDRLQSVDFDIFRPELLRSDWKLPWKAYMAYKRKSL; encoded by the exons ATGTCACCACTCAAAGAAATGCTCCAGCCCACACGCGGCGCAAGCCGCCAAATAAACCGTCTCTCCTTAGGCTGCCGACAAATTCAAACATCCCAAAGGAGACACTTCAGCCACTCCAGACCAACCGCAAGTCCAGCAACAGCCGCAGTAAACGAAATCCAAGCAGCACAAAAATACTGCTCTGATCTCCTCAT TAAATATGACCGCCCCTCCTACACCCTCCACACATTCATCCCACGGCACGCCCAACAATTCTACCTCGCCCTCCGCGCCCTAAACGTCTCCCTCTCGATGATCCCAGAAACAACAAGCTCCCACACAATCGGCCTCATGCGCCTCCAATTCTGGCGCGAATCAATCGCAAAGATCCTCGCCGGCACTCCGCCTAAAGAAcccatcgccatcctcctctcctccgctATCGCAGACCTCCACGAGCGAACCAACGGCCGCGCCCGGATCAGCAAAGGCTGGTTAACACGGCTCATCAGCGCCCGTGAACGCGGTCTAACGAATGATCCGTATCCCGATATTGCGGCGCTGGAGTCCTACGCTGAGAATACGTATTCCACGCTCATGTATCTCACGCTCTCGGCGTTGCCCATGGCCTCTGTTACGGCGGATCATGTCGCATCGCATGTAGGGAAGGCGGCGGGGATTGTGGCTGTTTTGCGGGGGCTGCCATTGGTTGCGTTTCCTGCGGCGCGCGCGGCAGGTCAGCAGGGTGGTCAACAGGCTGGTGGCGCGGCGAGGCAGGGGGCTGTGATGCTTCCGTTGGATGTTATGGCGCAGGCGGGggtgaaagaagaagaggtttTCAGGCTTGGGGCTGAGGCGCCTGGGCTGCGGGATGCGGTCTTTACAGTTGCAACGCGGGCGAGTGATCATTTGATTACTGTTCAGCAGATGTTGAGTAACCTGCGTGCTGGGCAGGATGTGGGGCATGACTTTGAGcatgagggggaggaggggcaTGAGTATGAGGTCTTGGGTGAGCAGCGGCAGGAGTCGCCGTTGGATGAGGTTAACCGTGCATTCGGTGTCTTCATGCCTGCGGTGGGTACACGTCTGTGGCTGGATAGGCTGCAGAGTGTCGATTTTGATATCTTTAGGCCTGAGCTTCTTCGCTCGGATTGGAAACTGCCCTGGAAAGCCTACATGGCTTATAAGCGGAAGAGTTTGTAG